The Pelmatolapia mariae isolate MD_Pm_ZW linkage group LG10_11, Pm_UMD_F_2, whole genome shotgun sequence genome includes a region encoding these proteins:
- the adora2b gene encoding adenosine receptor A2b — protein MITFFYIVIEVVIAVLSVFGNVLVCWAVAINTTLKNATNYFLVSLAVADILVGCLAIPFAITISIGIPLDFYGCLFLACFVLVLTQSSIFSLLAIAIDRYLAVKIPLRYKELMTGKTAREIIAILWILSFIIGLIPFFGWNLKSMKCGNNSSATSSTMNASITAAPSATGDLPRSCKLTCLFESVVDMHYMVYFNFFVCVLLPLLIMLGIYLKIFNVARKQLRQIELKCVGNGDSQNHGLLQKEIRAAKSLSIIVGLFAICWLPVHILNCVTLFYQKLQLEVVMYVAIILSHANSAVNPIIYAYRIRDFRVTFRKILSPFTCKKEKSLSSNGSKRNKDQINMTIDPLL, from the exons ATGATTACGTTCTTTTACATCGTGATTGAAGTAGTGATCGCTGTTCTTTCCGTTTTCGGCAACGTACTGGTGTGCTGGGCTGTTGCGATCAACACCACTCTGAAGAACGCCACCAACTATTTTCTGGTATCTCTGGCTGTGGCTGATATTCTCGTCGGTTGCCTCGCCATCCCCTTCGCCATAACCATCAGCATCGGCATACCCCTGGACTTTTATGGATGTCTCTTCCTTGCCTGTTTTGTCCTGGTGCTCACTCAGAGCTCCATCTTTAGTCTTCTGGCTATTGCAATTGATAGATATCTAGCCGTCAAAATCCCTCTGAG GTACAAGGAGCTGATGACGGGTAAAACTGCCAGAGAGATCATTGCTATTTTATGGATTCTCTCCTTTATTATTGGCCTCATCCCATTCTTTGGATGGAACTTGAAGTCTATGAAATGTGGTAACAACAGCTCTGCGACAAGCAGCACTATGAACGCTAGCATCACAGCAGCGCCGAGTGCCACGGGGGACTTGCCACGGAGCTGCAAGCTCACGTGCTTGTTTGAGAGCGTGGTAGACATGCATTACATGGTGTACTTTAATTTCTTTGTCTGCGTGCTGCTGCCACTGCTCATCATGCTGGGCATCTACCTGAAGATATTCAACGTGGCCAGGAAGCAGCTGAGGCAGATCGAGCTGAAGTGCGTGGGCAACGGCGACAGCCAAAATCACGGGTTGCTGCAGAAGGAAATCCGAGCTGCCAAATCCCTCTCCATCATCGTGGGACTGTTTGCCATTTGCTGGCTGCCTGTCCACATCCTCAACTGTGTCACGCTGTTTTACCAGAAGCTACAGCTGGAGGTCGTCATGTACGTGGCCATCATTCTGTCTCACGCCAACTCTGCGGTAAACCCCATCATCTATGCTTACCGAATCAGGGACTTCAGGGTCACATTCCGCAAGATCCTGAGCCCCTTTACATGCAAAAAGGAGAAGTCCCTCAGCTCCAATGGCAGCAAACGCAACAAAGACCAAATCAACATGACCATCGACCCTCTGCTATAG